From the Deinococcus multiflagellatus genome, the window GGCGGCTCGGCTGGCGCGGGGGCTGGCTGCCGCGCGGCCCCATCGTCCCAGCCGGGCATGGGCTCCCAGGGGGCTGGCAGGCCCGGCAGGCGCTGCGCTTCCGGCGTGTCCAGGGGCGCCGGGCGACGGGCCTGGGCCTGTTCCCGGGCGGTGGCGTGCTCGGTGCCCAGGGCCACGGCTTCCTCGTCGTGGGGCGAGGGCGCTGCGCCCTGGCGCCGCAGCACCTGCGGTACAAAGGTGGGCTGCTGGTGACGAATGGCGTGGGTGGCCTCGTGGGCGGCGAGCGCCATGCCAGCGCCCGTGTCCAGACGGGTATCTGGCGACAGGAAGACGGTGCGCCCCACGGTCAACCCGTCGGCCTGGGCCAGATTCAGGGCGGCCGGCACATGCACGTTTTGCACCACCCGCACGTCATCCAGGCCAGTGCCCAGCGTCTGACCCAGGGCCGCGCGCACGCTGGGGGCCAGCGCTTGGCCGTGGCCGTCACGGGCCAGAGCGGTTTCCAGCGCCTGTTCCAGTGCGGCGCCCGGGGCTTCACGGGGGTCCTGTCCGGGGGGCCGGACCGCGCGGGGCAGGCCCAGCCGCCCGCCCGGCCGGCCATCGGGCCGCGTGGGTGGCACCGGCCGGGGCAGCGGCATGCCAGGGCGTTCAGAGGGGGCGGCCCGGCGGGCCGAGGTGGCCGGTGCCTGTGTGCTGTTCGGTGTCATGGGCGGGGGCACGGGGCGCGAGGCAGGGCCACGGTCAGCCGCCAGAACTTCCCTTTGCGGCTCGGGGCCCAGATGCGGGGCCGCGAGATCAAAGGAGCGGGGGGTGTAGGCTTCGGGGCCCTGGGGCACAAAGGTGGGGGCAGGGGGTACAGGCCGCACGTCGGCGGCCCGGGCCTCTCCAGCTGGGGTCCCGTCGGGCTTGACCGCCAGGGGCAAGACCGGCGCTTCCGGCTCTGGCTGAGCAGGGGGGACATGCCCTGAACGGTCGGCCACCTGCCGCTGGGCCACTGGCTGGGGCTGCGGCCTTCCCTCGCCTGCAGGCGCAACGGGCACTGGCGCCTCAGGCGCGGCCCACGCCGCCTCGGGATTCAGGCTGGGTGCGGGCGCTGGCCGGGTGGGGGCTGGACCAGGAGGAATGGCCGGTGCCCAGTGCGGCGCCCCATCATCTGCCACCCCAGCTGCCGGCGGCGCCACAGGCACAGGGGCCGCCGGGCTGGGGCGGTCAGCGGCCAGCCGCGGGTCAGTCTCCTGCATGCCCACCTGCGGACGGTCGCGCCGGGCCACCGGGGCAGCGGGCGGGCCAGCAGCGGGCGCCTCTGCCGCTGGCGTCAGCTCCGTGCGAGGCGCTGAAGGGGCCGGGCGACTCAGTGGCAGGGGCCCAGGGGCCACTGGCTGCGCCCCGCTGGGTGTGGACGGCGCCGGTGCCACTGGCCACGCCGGCAAGGGTGCTTCCGGGGGAGGGGAGAGGTCGGGGCGCAGAGCGACCGGAGCACTGGGCACTGGTTCCACAGGCCACGCGGGCGCAGGTGCCTCTGGAAGTGGGGGGACACTGGGCGGCAAGGAGACCGGAGAGGTGGGGGGCGCCACCGCTTCCGCTGCAGGCTGCCGCTGAACCGCCGGTTGGGGAAGTGCAGCCGGCACAACAGGCGCGTGGGGCCCGGCACTGGGCAGCGCTGGCTGGGGCCGCGCAGGTGCGGGCTGCCCGGGCGGGATGAGCTGGGCAGGCGCCGCAGGAACTGCCGTGGTGGGCAGCGACTGTGCAGGAGAAGCCAGCTCGGGGGACTGCGGCGTGGTGGGCCGAACAGGCAGGACAGGGGGCTGGGCTGGGGGCGCCGCCACCTGCGGCTCAACCGGCAGAGGCCG encodes:
- a CDS encoding eCIS core domain-containing protein, with product MQETDPRLAADRPSPAAPVPVAPPAAGVADDGAPHWAPAIPPGPAPTRPAPAPSLNPEAAWAAPEAPVPVAPAGEGRPQPQPVAQRQVADRSGHVPPAQPEPEAPVLPLAVKPDGTPAGEARAADVRPVPPAPTFVPQGPEAYTPRSFDLAAPHLGPEPQREVLAADRGPASRPVPPPMTPNSTQAPATSARRAAPSERPGMPLPRPVPPTRPDGRPGGRLGLPRAVRPPGQDPREAPGAALEQALETALARDGHGQALAPSVRAALGQTLGTGLDDVRVVQNVHVPAALNLAQADGLTVGRTVFLSPDTRLDTGAGMALAAHEATHAIRHQQPTFVPQVLRRQGAAPSPHDEEAVALGTEHATAREQAQARRPAPLDTPEAQRLPGLPAPWEPMPGWDDGAARQPAPAPAEPPAPPVQAAPPPNAALPTWAQAAAANRPAAGAPPPGAASSTPAVGRRAAAAPQVDLDQVAREVYARLRDRLGAELRRL